Proteins encoded together in one Telopea speciosissima isolate NSW1024214 ecotype Mountain lineage chromosome 4, Tspe_v1, whole genome shotgun sequence window:
- the LOC122659450 gene encoding galactolipase DONGLE, chloroplastic-like, whose amino-acid sequence MVSASLMANLNPIPLTVFSDIRVCKPSLSSSLGQFKLPESSSISSTSESSIAFSVAPKLKPVISETSSCLAQVWKEIQGSKNWENLVEPLNPLLRDEIIRYGELVTACYKGFDFNPNSKRYLNCKYGKKSILKEVGLEDSGYEVTKYIYATPDINFPMQNEECCARWIGYVAVSNDDAVRRLGRRDVVVTFRGTATNPEWIANFMSSLTPARLNPINPRPDVKVELGFLSLYTSEDSNRRFGFGSCREQLLSEISRLVNKYKGEEMSITIAGHSMGSALALLLAYDLAELGLNTAYSNRKLLLTVYSFGGPRVGNPGFKERCEELGVKVLRVVNVNDPITKLPGVLFNENCRVWGDRYELPWSCSCYAHVGVELALDFFKMENPSCVHDLETYIKLLRCPKKVQVQNVGDDLINKTKKWLSSVLDTWSWQNATKNIMSNFNV is encoded by the coding sequence ATGGTTTCAGCTTCTCTCATGGCAAATTTAAACCCAATCCCACTTACAGTTTTTTCTGATATTAGGGTTTGTAAACCTagcctctcttcttctcttggtcAGTTTAAATTGCCGGAGTCGAGTTCAATCTCTTCGACCTCGGAATCTTCTATTGCCTTCTCAGTTGCACCCAAGCTTAAACCTGTAATATCAGAGACCAGTTCTTGTTTAGCCCAAGTTTGGAAAGAGATCCAAGGGTCCAAAAATTGGGAAAACCTTGTGGAGCCCTTAAATCCTCTCCTACGTGATGAGATCATAAGGTATGGTGAGCTTGTCACTGCATGTTACAAAGGTTTTGATTTCAATCCCAACTCCAAACGTTACTTGAATTGCAAGTATGGGAAGAAAAGCATTTTAAAAGAAGTTGGCCTTGAAGATTCTGGTTATGAAGTAACGAAATACATCTATGCAACACCTGATATCAACTTCCCAATGCAGAATGAAGAATGTTGTGCTCGTTGGATTGGATATGTTGCAGTTTCAAATGATGATGCAGTAAGAAGGCTTGGAAGAAGAGATGTGGTTGTAACATTCCGAGGAACAGCGACGAATCCTGAATGGATTGCGAATTTCATGAGTTCCTTGACGCCGGCGAGATTAAACCCTATTAATCCTCGGCCTGATGTGAAGGTAGAATTAGGTTTTTTGAGTTTGTATACATCAGAAGACAGCAATCGTCGTTTTGGTTTTGGGAGCTGCCGCGAACAGCTTCTTTCGGAGATTTCTCGCCTTGTTAATAAGTATAAGGGGGAGGAGATGAGTATAACAATTGCTGGACACAGTATGGGCAGTGCTTTAGCTCTCCTTCTTGCATATGATTTGGCTGAGCTGGGGTTGAATACAGCTTATTCCAACCGAAAATTACTTCTAACAGTCTACTCATTTGGGGGTCCTAGAGTTGGGAATCCAGGATTCAAGGAGAGATGTGAGGAGTTGGGAGTGAAGGTTTTAAGGGTAGTGAATGTTAATGATCCAATTACAAAGTTACCTGGGGTTCTCTTCAATGAGAACTGTAGAGTTTGGGGAGATAGATATGAGCTTCCATGGAGCTGTTCATGTTATGCACATGTGGGAGTTGAATTAGCTCTTGATTTCTTCAAGATGGAAAACCCTTCATGTGTTCATGATTTGGAAACTTATATCAAGTTATTGAGATGTCCTAAGAAGGTTCAAGTTCAAAACGTTGGGGATGATCttataaacaaaacaaagaagtggCTATCGAGTGTGTTGGATACATGGTCATGGCAAAATGCTACAAAGAACATCATGTCTAACTTCAATGTGTAA